The following coding sequences lie in one Pseudomonas sp. B33.4 genomic window:
- a CDS encoding aminotransferase class I/II-fold pyridoxal phosphate-dependent enzyme, giving the protein MTPAGNAFARLQSLLDDLPPATGQPVIALHLGETRLGDPTPLLAPLCELDQWTRYPPLPGTPQLREAYSGWLRRRFGAGTCLDEERIAIEPTPGTKQAVATCIALAVTRARARGVKAPVVVLPNPFYPTYVAATDAAGAQALFYDVNDADLLASLARQLDQAGDSIAALVLCNPGNPLGNILPASTLISLSHIAFHAQATLLVDECYTDLVPHSPPPGYLSLVEADAVASCPFVVLHSLSKRSAAPGLRSGFIAGDPSSVAAYAGFNRSCGVSLAWPACSASAALWHDETHVQRQQQALQCNWDLADEYLAAVPDYRRADAGFFLWLAVGDGEGIARRLWSEQGLRVMPGRYLCHEDAEGSNPGKAFVRIALVHQEPVMRQALLRLRAGLAGR; this is encoded by the coding sequence ATGACCCCCGCAGGCAATGCCTTCGCCAGACTGCAAAGCCTGCTGGATGACCTGCCGCCCGCGACCGGGCAGCCGGTCATCGCCCTGCACCTGGGCGAAACCCGGCTTGGCGACCCGACGCCATTGCTGGCACCACTGTGCGAACTCGACCAGTGGACGCGCTACCCGCCTCTGCCCGGCACTCCCCAATTGCGCGAAGCCTACAGTGGCTGGCTACGGCGTCGCTTCGGCGCTGGCACCTGTCTCGATGAAGAGCGTATCGCCATCGAGCCTACGCCCGGCACCAAACAGGCCGTCGCGACTTGCATCGCCCTCGCCGTGACACGCGCACGGGCACGTGGCGTGAAAGCACCGGTGGTGGTCCTGCCCAATCCGTTTTATCCGACCTATGTCGCCGCCACCGATGCCGCCGGTGCGCAAGCGCTGTTTTATGACGTGAACGACGCTGACCTGTTGGCCAGCCTCGCCCGCCAACTGGATCAGGCCGGTGACAGCATCGCGGCGCTGGTGCTGTGCAACCCCGGCAATCCGCTTGGCAACATACTGCCTGCAAGCACATTGATCAGCCTCAGCCACATAGCCTTCCACGCCCAGGCGACGTTATTGGTCGACGAGTGCTACACCGATCTCGTCCCGCACTCACCACCCCCCGGCTACCTCAGCCTGGTGGAAGCCGATGCGGTTGCGTCCTGCCCGTTCGTGGTTCTACACAGTCTGTCGAAGCGCTCGGCGGCGCCGGGTTTGCGCAGTGGTTTCATTGCCGGCGATCCGTCTAGTGTCGCCGCTTATGCCGGCTTCAACCGCAGTTGCGGGGTCTCGCTGGCCTGGCCGGCGTGCAGCGCCAGCGCAGCGCTTTGGCACGACGAAACGCATGTGCAGCGTCAGCAACAGGCACTCCAATGCAATTGGGACCTGGCCGATGAGTACCTCGCCGCAGTGCCCGATTACCGGCGCGCCGATGCCGGTTTTTTCTTGTGGCTGGCGGTCGGCGATGGTGAAGGGATCGCGCGCCGACTCTGGAGCGAACAGGGTTTGCGCGTGATGCCCGGTCGCTACCTGTGTCATGAAGACGCCGAGGGCAGCAACCCCGGCAAAGCGTTCGTGCGCATTGCACTGGTTCATCAGGAACCGGTCATGCGCCAGGCCCTGCTGCGCCTCAGGGCCGGGCTTGCAGGTCGTTAA
- a CDS encoding M20 aminoacylase family protein — protein MASETDFALQEQMIGWRRWLHQHPEAGFAERKTSAFIAEVLRSFDLQPHIGIGGTGVVATIEGEQPGIEIALRADMDALPIQEENTFAHRSVHDGWMHACGHDGHSAMLLGAASRLAADRSFAGKVHLVFQPAEEIGTGAKAMMTAGLFEKFRAECVYGLHNWPGLATGRFVVHHGAAMAGARPFEMVVSGCGCHAAMPHQGADPLLAAAHLVTALQSIVSRNIDPADALVLSVTQFHSGDTHNIVPDTARLGGTMRYFRPEAGEIASRRMAEMVEQLAAGMGVRASLKFFEFGSPPLINSAEHADHCVAAASAVAGRENVGTGVAPSMTGEDFAFMLERKPGAYIWIGNGSAEGGCSLHNPRYDFNDEIMPLGVAYWVALARQRLQPVER, from the coding sequence ATGGCATCGGAAACGGATTTCGCACTGCAGGAACAAATGATCGGTTGGCGTCGCTGGCTGCATCAACATCCGGAAGCGGGTTTTGCCGAGCGCAAGACCAGCGCCTTCATCGCAGAAGTATTGCGCAGCTTTGATTTGCAACCGCATATCGGCATCGGCGGTACGGGTGTTGTCGCCACCATCGAAGGCGAGCAACCAGGTATCGAGATAGCACTGCGCGCCGACATGGATGCGCTGCCCATCCAGGAAGAAAACACCTTCGCCCATCGCTCAGTCCACGACGGCTGGATGCATGCCTGTGGCCACGACGGCCATAGCGCCATGCTGTTGGGCGCTGCCAGCCGACTGGCGGCAGATCGCAGTTTCGCCGGCAAGGTTCATCTGGTGTTTCAGCCGGCCGAGGAAATCGGCACGGGTGCGAAGGCGATGATGACGGCGGGCCTGTTCGAGAAATTTCGCGCTGAGTGCGTCTACGGTCTGCACAACTGGCCCGGTCTTGCGACCGGTCGATTCGTGGTTCATCACGGTGCGGCGATGGCGGGGGCGAGGCCGTTCGAAATGGTTGTCAGCGGTTGTGGTTGCCATGCGGCGATGCCTCACCAGGGCGCCGATCCGTTGCTGGCCGCGGCCCATTTGGTGACCGCGTTACAGAGCATCGTCTCGCGCAATATCGACCCTGCCGATGCGCTGGTTCTCAGTGTCACTCAGTTCCACTCCGGCGATACCCATAACATTGTGCCCGACACTGCACGGCTGGGCGGCACCATGCGTTACTTCCGCCCCGAGGCCGGCGAGATCGCATCGCGTCGAATGGCCGAGATGGTCGAGCAGTTGGCCGCCGGGATGGGGGTTCGAGCGTCGCTGAAGTTTTTCGAGTTTGGCTCGCCGCCGCTGATCAACAGTGCCGAGCACGCGGACCATTGCGTGGCTGCCGCCAGTGCTGTGGCGGGCCGCGAAAACGTGGGTACCGGGGTCGCACCGAGCATGACCGGAGAAGACTTCGCCTTCATGCTCGAGCGCAAACCCGGCGCTTACATCTGGATTGGCAATGGCTCTGCTGAAGGCGGCTGCTCGTTGCACAACCCGCGTTATGACTTCAACGACGAGATCATGCCACTGGGCGTTGCCTATTGGGTCGCGCTGGCCCGCCAACGCCTGCAGCCCGTCGAACGTTAA